In Xylanibacter ruminicola 23, a single genomic region encodes these proteins:
- the guaB gene encoding IMP dehydrogenase — protein sequence MASFIADKIVMDGLTFDDVLLIPAYSEVLPKTVELKTRFSKHIELNVPFVTAAMDTVTESQMAIAIAREGGIGVIHKNMSIDNQAREVAIVKRAENGMIYDPITIPLGSTVAQALEIMSEYHIGGIPVVDDDRRLVGIVTNRDLRFERRLDRPVEEIMSKENLVTTHQQTDLTAAAQILQENKIEKLPVVDKDNRLIGLITYKDITKAKDKPMACKDDKGRLRVAAGVGVTVDTLDRMQALVNAGVDAIVIDTAHGHSKSVIEKLREAKASFPNIDIVVGNIATGAAAKMLVDNGADAVKVGIGPGSICTTRVVAGVGVPQLSAVYDVYSALKGTNVPLIADGGLRYSGDIVKALAAGGSSVMIGSLVAGTEESPGDTIIYNGRKFKSYRGMGSLEAMEHGSKDRYFQADTKDVKKLVPEGIAGRVPYKGTVQEVIYQMVGGLRSGMGYCGAQTIEKLHDAKFTRITNAGVNESHPHDITITSEAPNYSRPND from the coding sequence ATGGCATCATTTATTGCAGACAAGATTGTGATGGACGGTCTGACATTCGACGACGTCCTGTTGATTCCCGCTTATTCGGAGGTGCTGCCCAAAACGGTGGAGCTGAAAACCCGTTTTTCGAAGCACATTGAGCTGAACGTTCCTTTTGTAACGGCAGCTATGGATACAGTAACCGAAAGCCAGATGGCTATTGCCATCGCCCGTGAGGGAGGTATCGGAGTGATTCACAAGAACATGTCGATAGACAACCAGGCACGCGAGGTAGCGATTGTAAAGCGTGCTGAGAATGGTATGATCTACGACCCCATCACTATTCCATTGGGAAGCACCGTGGCTCAGGCCCTCGAAATCATGTCGGAGTACCATATCGGTGGTATCCCCGTGGTTGACGATGACCGTCGCCTGGTGGGTATCGTAACCAACCGCGACCTGCGCTTTGAGCGTCGCTTGGATCGCCCCGTAGAGGAAATCATGTCGAAGGAGAACCTGGTAACCACCCATCAGCAGACCGATCTGACTGCTGCTGCACAGATTCTGCAGGAGAACAAGATTGAGAAACTTCCTGTTGTAGATAAGGATAACCGATTGATTGGACTGATTACCTATAAGGACATCACCAAGGCAAAGGATAAGCCCATGGCTTGTAAGGACGATAAGGGACGTTTGCGTGTTGCAGCCGGTGTAGGTGTAACCGTTGATACTCTTGACCGTATGCAGGCTCTGGTTAACGCAGGTGTTGATGCCATTGTTATTGATACAGCCCACGGACACTCAAAGAGTGTTATCGAGAAGCTGCGCGAGGCAAAGGCTTCGTTCCCCAATATCGATATCGTGGTAGGAAATATTGCTACCGGTGCTGCCGCTAAGATGCTGGTTGACAACGGTGCCGACGCTGTAAAGGTTGGTATTGGCCCAGGCTCAATCTGCACCACTCGTGTGGTTGCTGGTGTTGGTGTGCCTCAGCTGAGTGCTGTTTATGATGTATACAGCGCCCTGAAGGGAACTAATGTTCCTCTGATTGCTGATGGCGGTCTGCGCTACTCAGGCGATATCGTAAAGGCACTTGCTGCCGGTGGTAGCAGCGTCATGATTGGTTCGCTTGTGGCTGGTACCGAGGAGAGCCCTGGCGATACCATTATCTATAACGGACGTAAGTTCAAGAGCTATCGTGGTATGGGTTCGCTCGAGGCTATGGAGCATGGTTCGAAGGACCGCTACTTCCAGGCCGACACCAAGGATGTGAAGAAGCTTGTACCAGAGGGTATCGCTGGTCGTGTTCCTTACAAGGGAACCGTTCAGGAAGTGATTTATCAGATGGTTGGTGGCTTGCGCTCAGGTATGGGTTACTGCGGTGCCCAGACTATCGAGAAGTTGCATGATGCCAAGTTTACACGCATTACCAATGCCGGTGTAAACGAGTCGCATCCACACGATATCACTATCACCAGTGAGGCTCCTAACTACAGCCGTCCAAACGATTAA